In Deltaproteobacteria bacterium, one DNA window encodes the following:
- a CDS encoding alpha/beta hydrolase, with protein MKTIKIFVLIVFIKTSVFAFDLNKFKSDAAALALENELNVHIPLSLISDQIVPQQDREVHKIIFTHPYSGTCRILISGPKGFWQSTQKYPVLFVISGFQTGSQSLALIGNPKNIVLVGYNYPATAEEMLAAPEKLTQSVFQTIGQSVGVWKWLNSQTWVEVNKIYNLGVSLGSLFLPISLRVAESQKFVPTKTIFAFGGAEVNSVFEKEFGDRIPVLLKEPFHQAIEFSTELIAPKIHLPYLKGEFMVVRGLQDTVFPPESGKALERLLPEPKRIVHLEAKHINVDTLDIIASMLTAVQEFIQKP; from the coding sequence ATGAAAACCATAAAAATATTTGTCCTCATCGTTTTTATTAAAACTTCGGTATTTGCTTTTGATTTAAATAAATTCAAATCAGATGCAGCGGCTTTGGCCTTGGAAAATGAATTAAATGTTCATATTCCCTTATCTTTGATAAGTGATCAAATAGTCCCCCAACAAGATCGAGAGGTGCACAAGATTATTTTTACCCACCCTTATTCTGGTACCTGTCGTATTTTAATTAGCGGCCCTAAGGGTTTTTGGCAATCTACGCAAAAATACCCAGTTCTTTTTGTGATATCTGGATTCCAAACTGGAAGTCAAAGCTTAGCCTTGATAGGAAATCCAAAAAATATTGTTCTTGTTGGATATAACTACCCGGCAACCGCTGAGGAAATGTTGGCAGCGCCAGAAAAACTTACCCAATCTGTATTTCAAACCATTGGACAAAGTGTTGGGGTTTGGAAATGGCTAAATTCACAAACTTGGGTTGAAGTTAATAAAATATATAATTTAGGGGTTAGTCTTGGAAGTCTTTTTTTACCAATAAGTTTGCGAGTTGCTGAATCGCAAAAATTTGTTCCCACCAAAACTATTTTTGCCTTTGGTGGTGCCGAAGTGAACTCTGTATTTGAGAAAGAGTTTGGGGACCGTATTCCCGTGTTATTAAAAGAGCCTTTTCATCAAGCCATTGAGTTTTCAACCGAACTCATCGCACCGAAAATTCATCTTCCTTACTTGAAGGGAGAATTTATGGTTGTTCGAGGCCTTCAGGATACCGTGTTTCCTCCAGAATCAGGTAAAGCCTTAGAAAGATTATTGCCCGAGCCAAAAAGGATCGTTCATTTGGAGGCAAAGCATATCAATGTAGATACTCTGGACATTATCGCTTCCATGTTAACTGCTGTTCAAGAGTTTATTCAAAAACCTTGA
- a CDS encoding S8 family serine peptidase produces the protein MRILNLIMGLFLAVPVFSLEKSPFLNIKDIIQQLGFESFYSVPPIRQLSVAVLDQGFYDYEKEIGRTLPAGTQYHKGLVSSPPDSKNEHGKVMAQILTALMSNNGAYEKMLPELHLYNVYGYTNFKNAISDIIARKIDIVLYSEVWEYGSNWDGKGFFNEEVSRATNEGVIWINAAGNFANRTYNSSIESDEESWVRLPDENKSLAIKCDIKAKDGKCSLRVGLSWSDFSDDVSTGTEKDLDLVLTDDLLNIVQTAGLKQSIDPAEERPGYSKYPREILTAEVKKGLYYIRVKDRSHNFKKSDRLRITVDGDHVTVKSHSEEETLLNPADNMSVITVGASDSDRSSSSVILKKPEIIAPSSIRISSSEEYRGSSNAAAVVAAGVSILKSLNPLMTKEDLLKRVSKNDRGTELGNKSMTVGSGRGLPVQMLGFGFTGPGCFYQFPLQPNASLSPNIQELLEKGGVLVQTAMGVRVMVDFDPLLLDRNLSRQWSNDMVVSSVNGYRVYPRFAAIPMNVVEVFQTPINSGLCSPAGGTAVSAEVLPSLSKSLPKPAQFSMPVLRSF, from the coding sequence GTGCGGATACTTAATTTAATCATGGGACTGTTTCTGGCCGTCCCTGTTTTCTCTCTCGAAAAATCCCCTTTCCTTAATATTAAGGACATCATTCAACAATTGGGTTTTGAATCATTTTACTCTGTTCCGCCGATTCGTCAGCTTTCTGTGGCGGTTCTTGATCAAGGTTTCTATGACTATGAAAAAGAAATTGGTCGTACTCTGCCAGCAGGGACTCAATACCATAAAGGCTTAGTTTCGAGTCCTCCTGATTCAAAAAATGAACACGGAAAAGTGATGGCCCAAATTTTAACAGCTTTGATGTCGAATAATGGTGCCTACGAAAAAATGTTGCCTGAACTTCATTTGTATAATGTTTACGGCTACACTAATTTTAAGAATGCAATTTCTGATATTATTGCAAGGAAAATAGATATCGTTTTGTATTCAGAAGTTTGGGAGTACGGAAGCAATTGGGATGGCAAAGGTTTTTTTAATGAAGAAGTTTCTCGCGCTACAAATGAAGGGGTTATCTGGATCAATGCGGCAGGAAACTTTGCCAATAGAACTTATAATTCCTCTATAGAATCTGATGAGGAATCTTGGGTTAGGCTCCCTGATGAGAATAAGTCATTAGCAATTAAGTGTGATATTAAAGCTAAAGATGGCAAGTGTTCACTTCGAGTCGGACTGAGCTGGAGTGATTTTAGCGATGATGTCAGCACCGGAACAGAAAAAGATTTGGATCTTGTATTAACAGATGATTTGTTAAATATAGTTCAAACAGCCGGTTTAAAGCAGTCTATAGATCCCGCTGAAGAGCGACCAGGTTATTCTAAGTATCCTAGGGAAATTCTGACTGCCGAAGTTAAGAAAGGTCTTTATTATATAAGAGTAAAAGACCGCAGTCATAATTTTAAAAAATCTGATAGGCTTCGGATCACTGTTGATGGAGATCATGTAACGGTAAAATCCCATTCAGAAGAAGAGACCCTTCTAAACCCGGCTGATAATATGAGCGTTATAACTGTAGGAGCTTCTGATTCGGATAGGTCTTCTTCATCAGTGATATTGAAAAAACCAGAAATCATAGCTCCTTCATCCATACGAATTTCTAGTTCAGAAGAATATCGCGGTAGCTCGAACGCTGCGGCTGTGGTTGCGGCTGGAGTTTCAATTTTAAAATCTTTGAACCCATTGATGACAAAAGAAGATCTGCTTAAACGTGTCTCTAAAAACGATAGGGGGACGGAATTAGGAAATAAATCTATGACCGTGGGTTCAGGACGTGGACTCCCAGTTCAAATGCTTGGATTTGGTTTTACGGGGCCTGGCTGTTTTTATCAATTTCCATTACAGCCAAATGCAAGCTTATCTCCGAATATTCAAGAGCTCCTTGAAAAGGGGGGTGTCTTGGTTCAAACGGCAATGGGTGTAAGAGTGATGGTTGATTTTGACCCCCTCTTATTGGATCGAAACTTAAGTCGTCAATGGAGCAATGATATGGTTGTTAGTTCAGTTAATGGTTATCGGGTTTATCCAAGATTCGCTGCTATCCCCATGAATGTCGTTGAAGTCTTTCAAACTCCAATAAACTCTGGTCTTTGCTCTCCCGCAGGAGGGACAGCCGTGTCGGCAGAGGTTTTACCATCTTTATCCAAATCCTTGCCCAAGCCGGCCCAATTTTCAATGCCGGTTCTTAGATCGTTTTAG
- a CDS encoding cytochrome b/b6 domain-containing protein, whose product MRPQLVYDLPTRFFHWLFAGLFLTSFIISKTVDDDSPWFNFHSLAGLTLGFLVLLRILWGIFGTKHARFTGFALNPMDLVNYFKGILTGEKKRWAGHNPASSWAGITMMVLALCLAVTGYLMTSGPNKETFEDIHELFANGFIIIVVLHVAGIVLHTIRHQEMIGLSMFDGKKANVSGDQTISSSKSAFGILLIGLVVAFALFLFKNYNSQTRSLQFFGTTLQLSESDGDKGTQKQGMDEKHEAGEKDGDD is encoded by the coding sequence ATGAGACCGCAACTTGTATATGACCTGCCGACTCGATTTTTTCATTGGCTCTTTGCTGGACTTTTTTTAACCAGTTTTATAATTTCTAAAACCGTCGATGATGATTCTCCCTGGTTTAATTTTCATTCACTTGCAGGATTAACCTTGGGGTTTTTAGTACTTCTTAGAATTCTATGGGGTATTTTTGGTACAAAGCATGCCCGATTCACTGGCTTTGCGCTGAACCCGATGGATCTCGTCAACTATTTCAAGGGTATTCTTACGGGTGAGAAAAAACGATGGGCCGGACACAATCCGGCATCCAGCTGGGCTGGCATCACTATGATGGTCTTGGCACTTTGTCTCGCAGTAACTGGCTATCTCATGACTTCTGGACCAAATAAGGAAACCTTCGAAGATATTCATGAATTATTTGCGAACGGATTCATTATTATCGTGGTTCTACATGTTGCTGGAATTGTGCTGCACACCATTCGCCACCAAGAGATGATTGGCCTAAGCATGTTTGATGGTAAGAAAGCGAATGTATCTGGCGATCAAACGATATCTTCGTCGAAATCAGCATTCGGCATTTTGTTAATTGGCCTTGTCGTTGCGTTTGCCCTTTTTCTTTTCAAAAATTACAACAGCCAAACACGATCCCTCCAATTTTTTGGAACGACACTACAGCTTAGTGAGAGTGATGGAGATAAGGGAACTCAAAAACAAGGAATGGACGAGAAGCATGAAGCAGGGGAAAAAGATGGTGACGACTAG
- a CDS encoding DUF4267 domain-containing protein, which yields MDLKEGTYYFALFVGVGTLIIGILAVLRPEPMSKKFGISVDGSALPYVISTGVRDIFIGLTVLILFYKKEWLTLGLINLCIGIVAASDFIVVRKNGDQKTSIAHLFGAIMVTIYGVWLLGNP from the coding sequence TTGGATTTAAAAGAAGGCACTTATTATTTTGCGCTTTTTGTCGGAGTTGGAACTCTAATTATTGGCATTTTAGCTGTCTTGCGGCCTGAACCAATGTCAAAAAAATTCGGAATTTCTGTCGATGGGTCAGCTCTACCATACGTTATTAGCACAGGAGTTCGTGATATTTTTATTGGGCTAACTGTACTGATTTTATTTTATAAGAAAGAATGGTTAACACTTGGCCTAATCAATTTATGCATAGGAATTGTTGCAGCATCTGATTTTATAGTAGTTCGAAAAAATGGAGATCAAAAAACTTCAATTGCTCATCTTTTTGGAGCCATCATGGTAACCATTTATGGCGTTTGGTTATTAGGTAATCCGTAA
- a CDS encoding helix-turn-helix transcriptional regulator gives MISNEQRIKFTIKGLLKKQGANYEKLADELGVSLPTVRRLLTSDSLSVERLSKICDFLKITFPELIQLSFREQKETEPLSEELEVFFVKHPDMYTLLRYLGRGIEISDISKQFNLSPKKVQDYLRKLESLKLIQVQKNSFVRILVRWPAPWRKNGPLFRKFGRNLYWRAVDYFYEKTIQNDGVNNKGFYFFLDSVLLYQTTYEEYVRDVQQLKEKYHHLSQIEQKSFPPNQLKVVNALLGVDQVDLLARVMDAPK, from the coding sequence ATGATAAGTAACGAACAACGTATAAAATTCACAATAAAGGGTCTTCTAAAAAAACAAGGAGCCAACTATGAAAAGCTCGCTGACGAGCTTGGCGTTTCGCTCCCAACAGTTCGGCGATTACTCACTTCAGATTCTCTTTCAGTCGAGCGCCTCAGCAAGATATGCGACTTTTTAAAGATCACGTTTCCAGAGCTCATTCAACTTTCTTTTCGTGAACAAAAGGAAACAGAACCTCTTTCAGAAGAACTTGAAGTGTTTTTTGTTAAACATCCTGATATGTATACGCTTTTACGTTATCTAGGAAGAGGGATCGAAATTTCCGATATTTCTAAACAATTCAATCTGTCTCCAAAGAAGGTCCAAGATTACCTGCGAAAGCTGGAGTCTCTTAAATTAATTCAAGTCCAAAAAAATAGTTTTGTACGTATCTTGGTAAGATGGCCAGCTCCTTGGAGAAAAAATGGGCCTCTTTTCAGAAAGTTTGGACGCAATCTCTACTGGCGAGCAGTTGACTACTTTTATGAAAAAACCATTCAGAATGATGGTGTAAACAACAAAGGGTTCTATTTTTTCCTGGATTCGGTATTACTCTACCAGACTACTTATGAAGAATATGTTCGCGATGTACAGCAGTTAAAAGAAAAATACCATCATCTATCCCAAATAGAACAAAAATCTTTTCCACCCAATCAACTTAAAGTTGTTAATGCGCTACTCGGAGTTGATCAAGTAGATCTACTTGCAAGAGTTATGGATGCTCCTAAATAG